A single window of Anaerocolumna chitinilytica DNA harbors:
- a CDS encoding glycoside hydrolase family 31 protein, protein MKERILENEYWYGTCVKYGLKMPFDAESECVLDFRSNETPNQAMPFLVSSKGRFLWRKSGFQITFQKGEMEFPDDVILKAGFGNLKSAYLSAMKEYFPFHQITPSKALFNKVIYNTWIEFTFYQNQKDILEYAKSILDSGMPAGVLMIDDGWAEYYGDWKFHSGKFPDAKEMIDSLHEMGFEVMVWMCPYITPDTVAYREAVKRDILIKRPDGEAYIAKWWNGYSAVLDMSNPMAQDWLSEQLHELQEIGVNGFKFDGGDSLYYREDNVTYEKLSPDEHSNLWARYGEQFEFNEFRVSFGAGGYGLLQRLCDKDHSWGDNGIASLIPDILLQGLTGHPFGCPDMIGGGEYVNFQEAAKNNLDQELFIRHCEIACLMPAIQFSAAPFRVLSEENFKRILKSLEYRKQYLDIICHFTDLAAVTGEPVIRYMSYEYPEESVEKVIDQFMIGDRLLVAPIYQKGCAGREVYIPRGKWKNGNETIVSKGEKLYYESLPGCPLVFEKI, encoded by the coding sequence ATGAAAGAAAGAATATTAGAGAATGAATACTGGTATGGAACTTGTGTAAAATATGGCTTAAAAATGCCATTTGATGCGGAAAGTGAATGTGTCTTAGATTTCAGAAGCAATGAAACACCTAATCAGGCCATGCCATTTTTGGTATCCAGCAAAGGGCGGTTTCTTTGGAGAAAGTCCGGATTTCAAATTACTTTTCAGAAAGGTGAGATGGAATTTCCAGACGATGTAATTTTAAAAGCTGGTTTTGGTAACTTGAAATCTGCATACCTTTCTGCTATGAAAGAGTATTTTCCGTTTCATCAGATAACGCCATCAAAAGCCCTTTTTAACAAGGTTATTTATAACACCTGGATAGAGTTTACCTTCTATCAAAATCAAAAAGATATTTTGGAGTATGCAAAAAGTATTCTGGATTCCGGCATGCCGGCAGGGGTGCTGATGATTGACGACGGCTGGGCAGAGTATTATGGGGACTGGAAATTTCATAGTGGTAAATTTCCGGATGCCAAAGAAATGATAGATAGCCTGCATGAAATGGGGTTTGAAGTTATGGTTTGGATGTGCCCGTACATAACCCCGGACACCGTTGCATACCGTGAAGCGGTGAAAAGGGATATTCTGATAAAGAGACCGGACGGAGAAGCTTACATAGCAAAATGGTGGAATGGATATTCGGCAGTTCTTGATATGTCAAATCCGATGGCACAGGATTGGTTAAGTGAGCAGTTACACGAATTACAGGAAATTGGAGTGAATGGTTTCAAATTTGACGGAGGGGACAGCCTTTATTATAGAGAAGATAACGTGACATATGAAAAGCTGAGTCCGGATGAACATTCTAATCTGTGGGCAAGATATGGCGAACAGTTTGAATTCAACGAATTTCGTGTTTCTTTTGGTGCAGGAGGTTACGGATTATTGCAGAGACTTTGTGATAAGGACCATTCCTGGGGGGATAATGGAATTGCTTCCTTGATTCCGGATATATTATTGCAGGGGCTTACAGGACATCCCTTTGGCTGCCCTGATATGATCGGCGGAGGAGAATATGTGAATTTCCAGGAGGCTGCAAAAAATAATCTGGACCAGGAACTATTCATCAGACATTGTGAGATAGCATGTCTCATGCCGGCGATACAGTTCTCAGCGGCTCCTTTTAGAGTTCTAAGCGAAGAGAATTTTAAACGAATCTTAAAGAGTCTTGAATATAGAAAGCAGTACCTTGATATAATATGTCACTTTACTGATTTGGCTGCAGTGACAGGAGAACCTGTAATAAGATATATGAGCTATGAATATCCGGAGGAATCGGTTGAAAAAGTAATAGATCAATTTATGATTGGAGACAGACTTTTAGTAGCTCCGATTTATCAAAAAGGTTGTGCTGGAAGAGAAGTTTATATACCAAGAGGTAAATGGAAGAATGGGAACGAAACCATAGTAAGTAAGGGTGAAAAATTATATTACGAATCCCTTCCCGGCTGCCCGCTGGTATTTGAGAAAATATAA
- a CDS encoding AraC family transcriptional regulator: MKAKHCQILSDDGTIISKYDSYLKAVYTDDTMKEYHFYDNTNSPELYVYYCGISSCHPGHTWGPAIREHFVIHYILSGEGTLKLKDKTYTLKENEGFLISPNDVSTYSASYDNPWEYVWVGFHGLNAYNYLQLAELSSDKPTFKFTRGDQLKNCLLEMVKVNNEYTHSTVLRIQSLLYSLFAELVENSQQNNPVSLHTTKNQYIRKAIDYIQTNYMDHITVADLAGYVGLDRSYFTTIFKECLNIPPQTYLTQFKINKACNLLKDESFSVSEIAVMSGYNDPVVFQKAFKNTIGISPSKYRKQNS, translated from the coding sequence ATGAAAGCGAAACATTGTCAGATACTATCGGATGACGGCACAATCATTAGTAAATACGACTCTTATTTAAAGGCAGTATATACAGATGACACCATGAAGGAATATCATTTTTATGACAATACCAACTCCCCTGAGTTATATGTGTACTACTGCGGTATCTCTTCCTGTCATCCGGGCCATACCTGGGGACCTGCAATACGTGAACATTTTGTTATTCACTATATTTTATCCGGTGAAGGTACCTTAAAGCTGAAGGATAAAACCTACACCTTAAAGGAGAATGAAGGCTTTTTAATAAGCCCTAATGATGTGTCCACCTATTCAGCAAGTTATGATAATCCCTGGGAATATGTCTGGGTTGGATTTCATGGCTTGAATGCTTATAATTACCTGCAGCTTGCAGAACTCTCCTCGGACAAACCTACTTTTAAGTTCACCAGAGGTGACCAGCTTAAAAATTGTCTGCTGGAAATGGTTAAGGTTAACAACGAATATACTCACAGCACTGTACTGCGTATACAATCTCTGCTATATTCTCTTTTTGCAGAGTTAGTGGAAAATTCACAGCAAAATAATCCGGTAAGCTTACATACCACGAAAAACCAGTACATTCGTAAAGCAATTGATTATATACAGACAAATTATATGGATCATATAACCGTAGCCGACCTTGCGGGTTATGTGGGCTTAGACCGCAGTTATTTTACAACAATCTTTAAGGAATGCTTAAATATTCCTCCTCAGACTTATCTGACTCAGTTTAAAATAAATAAGGCTTGTAACCTATTAAAAGATGAATCCTTTTCTGTTTCAGAAATTGCTGTTATGTCAGGTTATAATGATCCGGTGGTATTTCAAAAAGCGTTTAAAAACACCATCGGAATTTCACCTTCGAAATATAGAAAGCAAAACTCTTAA
- a CDS encoding beta-1,3-glucanase family protein: MSKKLLRCSLVLLLILSMLLPAKVLAADYTQGVNVSGNNAVIWFKSTVSTTWVDVHYSVNSGPQQNLRMTYNSANARYEQTVDSAANAVIVYSFTYNNGTPAYDTSTFTYTGQAGGINSGSVYKITSKVSGKVLDITDKSTAAGAKLEQWTNYDTTNQQFKVEKQSDGYYKITAMHSGLVLDVPNSSLSNSVQLQQWTDNGSSAQRWSIVDVGGGYYKVISKVSGLAMDVRSSQTNDGAVVQQYTDNGTDAQKWSFTIANTSGGSTQGSIYSIAASSIPTPGNGGVSVKVMNGTNGAYADSNIYWGVIDINPANGAWSYLDLSGNLIAISTSLNDAAGHLTKNGINYANIYHKVSETSWVNLPKITSGRMFLSVGSPCYIKTYNDGFAGPDINNPTDPNKDVYFDFVEFTVDAAGYHGNTTRVDQFGFPVQHRLVNKAGNYDRTVGELESETRAGLFTKFQNEVPTEFKSLATLQAPYRIVCPISGPFNTGGTYANYFSGYSSISTRDILLGIGGASDASVCAALNRHVYGNTSDWNNVSKYYQAAPANYYAKFWHNHSIDGLAYGFCYDDVNGQASYLEVGDPKGLIIRVGW; the protein is encoded by the coding sequence ATGAGTAAGAAATTATTAAGGTGTAGTTTGGTTTTATTATTAATACTGTCAATGCTGCTTCCTGCTAAAGTCTTAGCTGCAGACTATACACAGGGAGTAAATGTTTCGGGTAATAATGCCGTCATATGGTTCAAATCTACAGTGAGCACTACTTGGGTGGATGTCCATTACAGCGTTAATTCCGGTCCACAGCAAAACTTAAGAATGACCTATAATTCGGCAAATGCAAGATACGAACAAACAGTTGATTCTGCCGCAAATGCAGTAATTGTATACTCCTTCACTTATAACAATGGCACCCCGGCCTATGACACATCTACTTTTACATACACGGGACAGGCTGGCGGTATCAACAGCGGAAGCGTTTATAAGATAACTAGTAAGGTAAGCGGTAAAGTGCTGGACATTACCGATAAGTCTACAGCAGCCGGAGCCAAATTAGAGCAATGGACGAATTATGATACCACCAACCAACAGTTTAAGGTTGAGAAACAGTCGGATGGCTATTATAAGATCACTGCTATGCACAGCGGGCTGGTTCTGGATGTGCCTAACAGTTCCTTAAGTAATAGCGTTCAATTACAGCAGTGGACGGATAATGGCAGCAGTGCTCAGAGATGGAGTATCGTTGACGTTGGAGGCGGCTACTATAAGGTAATCTCAAAGGTCAGCGGACTGGCTATGGATGTACGCAGCTCTCAGACAAACGATGGTGCGGTGGTTCAACAGTATACGGATAACGGAACGGATGCTCAGAAGTGGTCCTTTACAATTGCAAACACCTCCGGCGGATCAACCCAGGGTTCTATTTATTCTATAGCAGCCTCATCTATACCGACTCCTGGAAATGGAGGCGTTAGTGTTAAGGTTATGAATGGAACAAATGGTGCTTATGCTGACAGTAATATTTACTGGGGCGTTATCGATATTAATCCTGCTAACGGTGCATGGAGCTATTTGGACCTGTCCGGTAATCTTATAGCAATTTCCACAAGTCTTAACGATGCAGCCGGACATTTGACCAAAAACGGTATTAATTATGCAAACATCTATCATAAAGTAAGCGAAACTTCCTGGGTGAATCTGCCGAAGATAACTTCAGGGAGAATGTTCTTAAGTGTAGGTTCACCTTGCTACATCAAGACCTACAATGATGGTTTTGCAGGCCCGGATATAAATAATCCTACAGATCCCAACAAAGATGTATATTTTGACTTTGTTGAATTCACAGTAGATGCCGCCGGATACCATGGGAATACTACAAGAGTAGATCAGTTTGGTTTCCCGGTTCAGCACAGACTGGTTAATAAAGCCGGAAACTATGACAGGACAGTAGGAGAGCTGGAATCCGAAACCCGTGCCGGTTTATTTACGAAGTTCCAAAATGAAGTTCCGACAGAATTTAAGTCCTTGGCTACACTTCAAGCACCTTATCGTATTGTTTGCCCTATCAGCGGCCCGTTTAATACTGGGGGAACTTACGCCAATTATTTCTCCGGTTATTCCAGCATATCGACCAGAGATATTTTACTGGGTATCGGAGGAGCCAGTGATGCCTCTGTTTGTGCCGCACTTAACAGACATGTGTACGGAAATACCTCTGATTGGAACAATGTAAGCAAATATTATCAGGCGGCACCTGCCAACTACTATGCAAAATTCTGGCACAATCATAGTATCGATGGTTTAGCTTATGGCTTCTGCTATGACGATGTGAACGGGCAGGCGTCTTACCTGGAAGTAGGTGACCCGAAGGGACTTATTATAAGGGTAGGCTGGTAA
- a CDS encoding carbohydrate ABC transporter permease, producing the protein MKIQKSFSDRLLTISAYLFMGLFAVICLYPLILTLSVSFSSENDVAIHGYSIFPQGFTFNTYLYIFAHSGSKILKSYGITIFVTAVGTIGALLITTMISFAISIKKLKYRNIIAFLCNFTIIFSAGLIPWYIVCVNYYHLRNSILALILPSIFSVWNMFLLRTYFSYIPPSLYEAAKIDGANYFKIYYKIALPLSKTGILTVGLMYALQYWNDWWNSLMFINDKKLFPLQYYLYNILSNVNAISSGVVPSGAAANITLPAETVKMAVTIITIGPIIFLYPFVQKFFINGIMTGAVKE; encoded by the coding sequence ATGAAGATACAAAAATCATTTAGCGACAGATTATTAACAATTTCAGCTTATCTTTTTATGGGTCTATTTGCAGTAATCTGCCTTTATCCATTAATCCTTACTTTAAGTGTTTCATTTTCCTCGGAAAATGATGTGGCAATACATGGGTATTCGATTTTTCCCCAGGGCTTTACTTTCAATACATATCTTTATATCTTTGCTCACAGCGGCAGTAAAATTCTGAAATCCTATGGGATTACGATTTTTGTAACGGCTGTTGGTACTATAGGAGCTTTGTTGATAACCACGATGATATCCTTTGCCATCTCCATAAAGAAGCTGAAATACAGGAATATCATAGCTTTTCTCTGTAATTTTACGATTATTTTTTCCGCAGGGCTAATTCCATGGTACATTGTATGCGTTAATTACTATCATCTAAGAAACAGTATTCTGGCATTGATTCTGCCTTCTATCTTTAGTGTTTGGAATATGTTTTTACTGCGAACTTACTTTTCTTACATCCCGCCGTCTCTCTATGAGGCAGCCAAAATAGACGGAGCCAATTATTTTAAGATTTATTACAAGATTGCACTGCCTTTAAGTAAGACGGGAATATTAACAGTGGGCTTAATGTATGCTCTGCAGTATTGGAATGACTGGTGGAATTCCCTGATGTTTATCAATGATAAGAAACTCTTTCCTTTACAATATTATTTATACAATATTTTATCCAATGTAAATGCAATCAGTTCAGGAGTTGTTCCTTCCGGCGCAGCCGCCAATATCACGCTGCCGGCAGAAACCGTTAAAATGGCGGTTACTATCATCACTATCGGACCTATTATATTTTTATACCCGTTTGTACAGAAGTTCTTCATTAACGGTATTATGACAGGAGCGGTGAAAGAATAG
- a CDS encoding ABC transporter permease produces the protein MRVKDNEVKKKNGFFREMKENRILYLMCLPALLVLLLFCYIPFAGIWMAFTDYNVVDGIFGSKFVGLHNFKYFFIGNSMARRVTYNTLIINIFCILFGLVVPISIAVFFNEVKGKLFKKVTQSAMFFPYFLSWVVVGAIVYGFFARDVGMVNKVREALGFDAISWYATPKYWKPIIIFANVWKWSGYNSIIYMAAMAGFDASLFEAAEIDGANKFQRILYLTLPMLKPTAVVLILLSVGRIFYGDFGMIYGIVGNNASLADAVTVIDTYVYSSMKTLGFSYSTAIGLYQSVMGLILVTLANKFAKKINDGEGLF, from the coding sequence ATGCGAGTAAAAGACAACGAGGTTAAAAAGAAAAATGGTTTTTTCAGGGAAATGAAAGAGAATAGGATCTTATATTTAATGTGTTTACCTGCATTATTGGTGTTATTGCTCTTTTGTTATATTCCCTTTGCCGGTATTTGGATGGCCTTTACTGATTACAACGTTGTTGACGGTATATTTGGAAGTAAGTTTGTGGGGCTTCATAATTTTAAATATTTCTTTATTGGAAACAGCATGGCAAGGAGAGTTACCTATAACACATTAATTATTAATATCTTCTGTATCCTGTTTGGGCTGGTCGTACCGATCAGTATTGCTGTCTTTTTTAATGAAGTAAAGGGAAAGTTATTTAAGAAGGTTACACAGAGTGCTATGTTTTTCCCGTATTTCCTGTCATGGGTAGTGGTTGGTGCAATTGTATACGGGTTCTTTGCCAGGGATGTCGGAATGGTAAACAAAGTGCGCGAGGCCCTGGGGTTCGATGCAATAAGCTGGTATGCGACTCCAAAATATTGGAAACCAATTATTATCTTTGCAAACGTATGGAAATGGAGCGGATATAATTCTATTATCTATATGGCAGCTATGGCAGGCTTTGATGCATCTTTATTTGAAGCAGCTGAAATTGATGGGGCAAATAAATTCCAAAGAATTCTCTACCTTACGCTGCCAATGTTGAAACCAACTGCAGTTGTACTGATTTTATTGAGTGTCGGACGTATTTTTTACGGTGACTTTGGAATGATCTACGGTATCGTAGGTAATAATGCAAGCTTGGCGGATGCGGTTACGGTTATTGATACCTATGTATATTCCTCCATGAAGACCTTAGGTTTCTCCTATTCTACAGCGATTGGTCTGTACCAGTCAGTTATGGGATTAATACTTGTTACTTTAGCAAATAAATTCGCCAAAAAAATAAATGATGGAGAGGGATTGTTCTGA
- a CDS encoding metal ABC transporter permease, which produces MSILQYPFMQRAFLVGILLAVIAPCIGMTIVLQRKSMIGDALSHTSLAGVAIGILLGINPILGATGTCIAAALSIEFIQRKIPRYSEMAIAIIMSTGIGLAGVLSGFTKSSGNFNSFLFGSIVAISDMELRMVVIISVCVLAAFLLLYKELFYIGFDERAARIAGVPVRLVNFIFTMLTALTISIASRTVGALVVSSLLVIPVACGMQIGRSYKMTLASSMIFAVFFTVCGLTLSYYWKLKPGGTIVLTGVVCFVVIVILKALLKSLRRAG; this is translated from the coding sequence ATGAGTATTTTACAGTATCCTTTTATGCAAAGGGCATTTCTTGTAGGAATTCTCTTAGCAGTGATAGCACCCTGTATCGGTATGACTATTGTATTGCAGAGAAAATCAATGATAGGGGATGCTCTATCCCATACTTCTCTGGCAGGTGTAGCAATTGGTATTCTGCTTGGAATCAATCCGATTCTGGGAGCAACCGGTACCTGTATAGCAGCTGCCCTGAGTATAGAATTTATTCAAAGGAAAATACCAAGATATTCGGAAATGGCAATTGCGATTATTATGTCAACAGGAATTGGTCTGGCTGGTGTGCTTTCTGGCTTTACCAAAAGCAGCGGGAATTTTAACAGCTTTTTGTTCGGTAGTATTGTTGCTATAAGCGATATGGAACTGCGGATGGTTGTCATCATAAGTGTGTGTGTCTTAGCTGCTTTTCTTCTTCTCTATAAAGAACTTTTCTATATTGGATTTGATGAAAGGGCAGCCAGGATAGCAGGAGTACCGGTAAGATTGGTGAACTTTATCTTTACCATGCTGACAGCGCTTACCATATCCATTGCCTCCAGAACAGTAGGAGCTTTGGTTGTATCCTCTTTATTGGTAATCCCGGTAGCCTGTGGTATGCAGATAGGAAGAAGTTATAAGATGACCCTTGCCTCCTCTATGATTTTTGCCGTATTCTTTACGGTTTGCGGACTGACATTATCCTACTATTGGAAACTGAAACCCGGCGGTACAATTGTATTGACCGGAGTAGTTTGCTTTGTGGTAATTGTAATCCTCAAGGCTTTGTTAAAATCTCTGCGCCGGGCCGGCTAA
- a CDS encoding methyl-accepting chemotaxis protein gives MLIGKPAKGFTIKKGGKELIQGGMKHKEKNKTGSIFNKIRYKLIVAFMLPISFVIILGVISYKVASNNMINNYKTNVSQMLGMTSDYIDFGLQSSRDLSVQYLSDNELAKYLRGRYKKNSPDYLEVYKNFKTELLSKRMADSFIENIHLITPNAQSISTAEKTNGREQGDLYEKLMDTREGSLIKANPKTEIWLSSLKELDDSLALKSSEYSLRYMRAFVDFDGLIVIDISSSAMEDTLGKLKFGKDSFYGFITADGKNQIYPTSGDKDNAINNFMKAEVDKNLEGCYFTAFKGNEYLFCSARIGTTGAIVTALIPKSEILKQVMSIRLITFLVVVIASVIAVFITIIISKGIGGTISAIINKLGKAAKGDLTVTITTDRRDEFQDLVHSMSDMIENNRKLIENIRNIGRKVENTSNRVEDTTKHFMKETDSIAKSISEIKQAMQQQAGESSECLKQMDDLSDEIGQIYIITKEVNGLIIDTNNNIDQNILKFGELKDKARDTNQITNKVIGEVEELDKTTAAIRKVLEVLNYIAEQTNLLSFNASIEAARAGVAGRGFTVVADEIHNLSNQSMEASKEIEKMIGDVQYRINKVVESSFTAKEIVEHQEAAVNNALDCLQRMNKDLYAFINKVNTIQNKISIIESSKQIVLNALESMSAIMQEIAASSEVVNRVTEKQLVHAEDMHSAFDELNSHALSLNASIEVFNI, from the coding sequence ATGTTGATTGGAAAACCGGCTAAGGGTTTCACAATAAAAAAGGGAGGCAAAGAACTGATACAGGGCGGGATGAAACACAAAGAAAAGAATAAAACCGGCAGTATCTTTAATAAAATCCGATATAAACTAATCGTAGCATTTATGCTTCCAATATCATTTGTCATAATCCTTGGAGTAATATCGTATAAAGTTGCATCGAATAACATGATTAATAACTATAAAACAAATGTAAGCCAGATGTTGGGAATGACAAGTGATTACATCGATTTTGGACTGCAATCATCAAGAGACCTATCTGTTCAGTATTTGTCTGATAATGAACTGGCGAAGTATTTAAGAGGCAGGTATAAAAAGAACTCCCCGGATTATTTAGAGGTATATAAGAATTTTAAAACAGAATTATTATCAAAGAGGATGGCAGACAGTTTTATAGAGAATATCCACTTAATAACGCCTAATGCGCAAAGTATCAGCACAGCTGAAAAAACGAATGGGAGAGAACAGGGTGATTTATACGAGAAATTAATGGACACCAGGGAAGGTTCTCTAATCAAAGCTAACCCCAAAACTGAAATTTGGTTAAGCAGTCTGAAAGAGCTGGATGATTCATTGGCTCTTAAATCATCTGAGTATTCTCTGCGCTATATGAGAGCCTTTGTGGATTTTGACGGATTGATTGTAATAGATATAAGCTCCAGTGCTATGGAGGATACCTTAGGTAAGTTAAAGTTTGGGAAAGACAGCTTTTATGGCTTTATAACAGCAGATGGAAAAAATCAGATATATCCGACTTCCGGCGACAAGGACAATGCAATCAATAATTTCATGAAAGCCGAAGTGGATAAAAATCTTGAAGGCTGCTATTTTACAGCTTTTAAAGGAAATGAGTATTTGTTTTGCAGTGCAAGAATCGGAACAACGGGAGCTATTGTGACGGCACTCATACCAAAAAGTGAAATATTAAAGCAAGTTATGAGCATCAGACTTATTACTTTTCTCGTTGTAGTAATCGCATCTGTCATTGCAGTGTTTATTACCATTATTATTTCTAAGGGGATTGGCGGTACCATTTCCGCAATCATAAATAAGTTGGGCAAAGCGGCAAAAGGTGATCTGACAGTAACAATTACGACTGACAGGCGTGATGAATTTCAGGATTTGGTGCACAGTATGTCAGATATGATAGAAAATAATAGAAAGCTCATCGAAAATATAAGAAATATCGGCAGAAAAGTAGAAAATACTTCAAATAGAGTCGAAGATACCACCAAGCATTTTATGAAAGAAACCGACAGTATAGCAAAATCAATTTCGGAGATTAAACAGGCGATGCAGCAACAGGCCGGAGAATCCTCCGAATGTTTAAAGCAGATGGATGACCTGTCGGATGAGATTGGACAGATATATATTATAACAAAAGAAGTCAATGGACTGATAATAGATACAAATAATAATATAGACCAAAATATTCTAAAGTTCGGTGAACTAAAAGATAAAGCAAGGGATACAAATCAAATTACTAACAAAGTAATTGGTGAGGTAGAAGAACTTGATAAGACAACAGCAGCCATAAGAAAAGTTCTGGAAGTTTTAAATTACATAGCAGAACAGACGAATCTCCTCTCCTTCAATGCGTCTATTGAGGCCGCAAGGGCAGGAGTGGCAGGCAGAGGTTTTACAGTTGTAGCGGATGAGATACACAATCTTTCTAATCAATCCATGGAAGCTTCAAAGGAGATTGAAAAGATGATCGGTGATGTACAATACCGCATAAATAAAGTCGTAGAGAGTTCATTTACTGCAAAGGAGATAGTAGAGCATCAGGAAGCAGCTGTAAACAATGCATTAGATTGCTTACAGAGAATGAACAAAGACTTATATGCGTTCATCAATAAAGTCAATACGATACAAAATAAGATTAGTATTATTGAATCCAGCAAGCAGATTGTTTTAAACGCTCTGGAGAGTATGTCTGCAATTATGCAGGAAATTGCCGCATCCTCGGAGGTGGTGAACCGTGTAACGGAAAAACAATTGGTCCATGCCGAGGATATGCATTCGGCATTTGATGAACTAAATAGTCATGCTTTGAGTTTAAATGCTTCCATAGAAGTATTTAACATATAA
- a CDS encoding extracellular solute-binding protein: MRKQKLLAIVLVLTLIMGVLGACGKNSAQTSNGANKTSSEDKGSKDSSSGKPSTLTILYPGDEADRMTSFLENEFADKMLADLNLKVKMIYVPWDSYWEQKDIMLAANEPIDLYWDGLPNLSQIVNEKQAMPLDDLITKYGQDIQKVIPETHIQGAKVNGQIYGIPSSYASSSGMYQFVTVRQDLMDEVGMTDLNTPDDLVSYATKVKEKHPELKGPGDIIFKPLTRYFQPEQYTFVAKEETAVYGEDTGKVYSYYETDAFKDVAKFNRSMYNAGLYSDELSTNYNERTNRMQTGLYIWTEGSFGKDTEISSAVKANAPDAKLKNYLLADDKPRYITATGGEVLCIPNTAPNPEGAMKFINWIYSSQANYLFALYGVEGKDYEMVDGRINRLVTNDFFYEWMFRNKNYTVFTPDADQEYIDQYQHWDDDAKLSNAIGFVFNNENVKEIETAVYEVCQKDLAPIRNGFVDFDSNYDAAIKKLKAAGIDKYIAEVQKQFDEFIANKNK; the protein is encoded by the coding sequence ATGAGGAAACAAAAATTATTAGCGATTGTTTTAGTGCTCACTCTGATTATGGGGGTATTGGGAGCATGCGGCAAAAACAGCGCACAAACAAGCAATGGGGCAAACAAGACAAGCAGTGAAGATAAAGGTTCAAAAGATAGTTCCTCGGGAAAACCGAGTACTTTAACAATTCTATATCCTGGAGATGAAGCTGACCGTATGACTTCATTTTTGGAAAATGAATTTGCTGATAAAATGTTAGCCGATCTGAATTTGAAGGTTAAGATGATATATGTTCCCTGGGATTCCTACTGGGAACAAAAGGATATCATGCTTGCTGCCAATGAACCGATTGACTTATATTGGGATGGACTTCCCAATCTCTCACAGATAGTTAATGAAAAGCAGGCAATGCCTCTTGACGATTTGATTACGAAATATGGTCAGGATATTCAGAAAGTAATTCCGGAAACCCATATTCAGGGAGCAAAAGTAAACGGACAGATATATGGTATTCCCTCCTCTTATGCATCCTCCTCCGGTATGTATCAATTTGTAACTGTTCGCCAGGATTTAATGGACGAAGTAGGAATGACAGATCTGAATACCCCCGATGATTTAGTTAGCTATGCAACGAAAGTGAAGGAAAAGCATCCGGAATTAAAAGGACCTGGAGACATCATCTTTAAGCCTCTTACAAGATATTTCCAGCCTGAACAGTATACCTTTGTGGCAAAAGAAGAAACTGCTGTGTATGGTGAGGATACCGGAAAAGTCTACAGCTATTATGAAACAGATGCCTTTAAGGATGTTGCTAAATTCAACAGAAGTATGTATAACGCAGGACTCTATTCAGATGAATTATCAACCAATTACAATGAAAGAACAAATCGTATGCAGACAGGTTTATACATCTGGACCGAAGGTTCTTTCGGAAAAGACACTGAAATCTCCAGCGCTGTAAAAGCAAATGCACCGGATGCAAAATTAAAGAATTACTTGTTAGCAGATGATAAGCCACGTTACATCACAGCAACCGGCGGAGAAGTTCTTTGCATTCCCAATACAGCTCCTAACCCGGAAGGTGCTATGAAGTTTATTAATTGGATCTATTCCTCTCAGGCTAATTACTTATTTGCATTATACGGAGTTGAAGGAAAAGATTATGAAATGGTAGACGGAAGAATTAACAGATTGGTAACCAATGACTTCTTCTATGAGTGGATGTTCCGTAATAAGAATTATACGGTTTTCACACCGGATGCTGACCAGGAGTACATTGACCAATATCAGCATTGGGATGATGACGCTAAGTTATCCAATGCCATTGGCTTTGTATTTAATAATGAAAATGTAAAAGAGATTGAAACTGCCGTATATGAAGTATGCCAGAAGGACCTGGCTCCTATCAGAAACGGATTTGTGGACTTTGATTCAAATTATGATGCCGCCATTAAGAAATTAAAGGCTGCAGGAATTGATAAATATATTGCAGAGGTTCAAAAGCAATTTGATGAGTTCATTGCAAATAAAAATAAATAA